ACACTCCCTTCCCACCCCGCCAGGAGCACCGGGGGCTGCTGACCATCCGCTACCCCATGGAGCACGGCGTGGTGCGAGACTGGAATGACATGGAACGCATCTGGCAGTACGTCTACTCCAAGGACCAGCTGCAGACCTTCTCAGAGGAGGTGTGGCGGCTGCCCCTTCCGCATGCTCCGCATTCTCCTGGCTGTGCCCCTCTCCTCCGCGTCCCTCCTCGCCGGgctcccacatttcccctctgcatttCTAGAGGGCCTGCTGCCTTTCCGTGTGTGTCTGGGTGCGCATGCATCCCCAGTGGCTGCTAGGTAGCATCTTCCAAAGAGAGCTGGATCTCCGGAAGAGAAAGTGCCAGCAGATAAAGGGATGATGCCCTCAGGAGGGGTAGGGGGCTGAGCCGCCTGTGCGCCAGCGGGTCGGTGTGGCTCTCTGGAAAGAGCCTTTCAGGGCCTTGCAAGTTGCTTCCTTGCCTGCCTACAACTGTCCCACCCTCGCAGCATCCTGTGCTCCTCACGGAGGCCCCGCTCAACCCAAGTAAGAACCGGGAGAAGGCGGCAGAGGTGTTCTTTGAGACCTTCAACGTGCCGGCCCTGTTCATCTCCATGCAGGCTGTGCTCAGTCTGTGAGTGCCCCCTCAGCCTGGCCTCCCTGAGTCCCGTCCTCCCTGTGCCGTCCTCCTGCTTGCCATGACCAGGGTCTGACTTCCCTGGAAAAACGACCCTGGATGACTCTTTCTCTAGGGAGTCCCTCATGCCCTTTGTTCAGACTAGAAAATGCAGACGTGCCAGGGTTCCTCCCCTGGGTGAGGAGGTCCCCGTGCCTCAgtggctgaggtgaggggatgcTGACCTGGTGACAGGTACGCAACGGGACGCACGACAGGAGTGGTTCTAGACTCGGGGGATGGGGTCACTCACGCCGTGCCCATCTATGAGGGCTTTGCCATGCCTCACTCCATCATGCGGGTGGACATTGCTGGCCGCGACGTCTCCTGCTACCTCCGACTCCTGCTGCGCAAGGAAGGGGTTGACTTCCATACCTCGGCTGAGTTTGAGGTTGTCCGGACAATCAAAGAGGTGACGAGGGGCGAGAGGGTGTGGACACGACCTGGGGTGAGGAAAGGGTGGCACCAAGGAAGGCACAGGTGTCCCAGGTGCagccttctgagggctgtgtccCTGCCCCCGCAGCGAGCCTGCTACCTGTCCATCAACCCACAGAAGGATGAGGCTCTGGAGACGGAGAAGGTGCAGTACACGTTGCCAGACGGCAGCACGCTCGATGTAAGTGGCCGGGCCTGGCACTGGAGTGGCAGCCAATGCCcagcctgggggaaggggtggccagCTTCTCCAGGAAGCCTGTATGCCTCAATCTTGTACACTTCAGGTGGGGCCTGCCCGCTTCCGGGCCCCCGAGCTGCTGTTCCAGCCGGACCTGGTAGGGGATGAGAGTGAGGGGCTCCATGAGGTGCTGGCCTTCGCCATACACAAGTCCGACATGGACCTGCGCCGGACGCTGTTCGCCAACATCGTGCTTTCGGGCGGCTCGACGCTCTTCAAAGGTACTGTGGCCTGGGAGTTGGTGGTGGTGAGGCGAGGGCAGCTGGACCCTCAGCGAGTGCACCTCCGCCCAGAGCCATTTTCTATTGGCTTTTCGGTGGTGCTcagtggacatttttttttttaaacagaccaagatttaaaattaaattttgtttactCTGTGGATAGAGGAGAAGTTTGCACAAGCTCTAAAGTGTGTTGTGAGCATTGAGCAAGGAACCTGTGTGGCTTCATCTCACGCTGCCTCTGCGAGGATGCAGGGCCCACAGGCAGCCATGGGGCTGGATCATTTCTCAGCCTTGCCCTTCATCCTGGGAAGAGCTGCTGATAGAAGGCCAGcagaaggccgggcatggtggctcaagcctgtaatcccagcactttgggaggccgagatgggcggatcacgagatcaggagatcgagaccatcttggctaacccggtgaaacaccgtttctactaaaaaatacaaaaaaaaaaaaactagccgggcgaggtggcaggcgcctgtagtcccagttactcgggaggctgaggcaggagaatggcgtaaacccgggaggtggagcttgcagtgagctgagatccggccactgcactccagcctgggcgacagagcgagactccgtctcaaaaaaaaaaaagaaaagaaggccagcAGTAGCTGGGGGCCCTGACGGTTGGGTGTGGGAGCTAGCAGCGAGGAGGCTGGGTATAGACCCCAGGCTCAACCAGCTTTGTGTTCACAGGCTTCGGAGACCGATTACTCAGTGAAGTGAAGAAGCTTGCTCCCAAGGATGTCAAAATCAAGGTGAGGTTATAGAGACTCCCCTTGGGGCGCTAGGGCGCTGGCAGCCTCAGCATGGGGAGGAAGGGTGGATGCTGCCTCCAGACCTGCTCACTGGCTCGCGTCCACCCAGCCCTGCTCCTCCCAAGGCCACTGCTACCACTCCCCAGCTGATGCCATTGCTGTCGGGCTTCAGGACCTGGGGAGGTGACCCCAAGGCTGGGAGGATGGCTTCTGGGTGGGGACCCACAGTTATGTGGCCACTTCCTCCCTCTAGATCTCAGCCCCGCAGGAACGGCTGTACTCCACGTGGATTGGGTGAGGCGGGGCTCAAGGGAGGGCTCTGGGAAGAGACCACTTTACCCTGGATGCTCCTCCCGGGGTTGGCCCAGgccaggtggaggtgggtggatttcCCTCCCAAATTAGGGAAACGGAACTCTGAGCGCCCAGGAAGGTGGTTGGCTCCCCGACAGGTCCCCAGCAACACTATCCCTCCATCCCCACAGCGGCTCCATCCTGGCTTCGCTAGACACTTTTAAGAAGATGTGGGTGTCCAAAAAGGAGTATGAAGAGGATGGCTCCCGTGCTATTCATCGCAAAACCTTCTAGTGCCCAAGGAGGGCAGGGCACTATTGGGAGACGGGGAGGGAGGGCAGCCAGAGCCTTTAACCCTTTTTGGTCTGGGCTTGCATACTTGGCTTAGGGTCCCCTGCATGCCCTGAACCCCTGGGTGGGCGGCACAACAGTGCCCCCCTGCAGCCTTCCCCTCTACACACACACGACACGCACGTAGGAGTAACATTGAGCTGCATGGACAGGAGCCTTGAGCTGGCGCATGGGAATTGAGCGCCATGTCGGGCTGTTCTGGGTATCCCCCTGGCAGGGCCAGCTAGGCCTGTGGTTCTCTGCTCTGACTCTCAGGGCTGCCTCCCCGAGCTCCAGGGCCAGAATGCCTGGATGCCTGTGTAGCCAGTTTGGGGAGTGGGCTGGAGGGGCGTCCAGCAGCTCCCGCTGGTGTGTCAGCACGTCCATTGCCACCTCCTGTTCGTGACCCGACAGGGTGGCACAGCCCCTTCCACACTCTGTCCTGTCTTCCTGGGTAGATGCCTGGTGGAGGGCTCAGTACTGAATGGTCTTCCATCCCCAGCAAGGGGGTGCAGCCCAGGGTCAGGCCCTTGGGAGccagggcagaggttgcaaggtGGCCAGGAGCTGCTGCACTCTCCCCTCAGAGCGCTTCATCGACTTGCTCCTCCCTCTACCCTTGGCACCCTGGGCGGGAAAGGGTTGATGCTCATCATTTATTGAAGGGAAGCCACTTAATAAGGAGTCAGACCTAAAAGGGGGTGGGGGACATTTTCTTACCTCACCCAAGAAAGAGGTCGTCACTTTTGCTGTGGCCAGGGCCCCACCTCCCTCTGTCAGATATGTACAATAATTTAACACAGTTGCctgaaaaaaaacttttgtaaATCATTGTAGTAATAATTATGGACAAGGCCCAGTGTGTGGCTCCGTTTTCTTGTGGCTGTCTGTGCTGTTGTTTGCTCTTCCATCCCTGGGGACTTTCAGAGAAAGGACCAGAGCGAATGCAGCATGGCACTGGCTCTAGCTCAGCAGCATGACGGTTTCAGTGGTTGGCCGGGCAACGTGGCACGAGAGGCCTCAGGAGGCCGGGCTCTCACCCTGGAGCATAATTCCCTCACCTATTACCTCCCCTGCTGCGGTCCACCAGGGGAAGCAGAACCAGGCTGCCTTCTTTGTCCCTGGACCTTGGACAGGCCTGTTTGAGCACCTCTGCTCACCGCATTCAGCCAGGGCTAAGGCTGGTGGACACCAGCAATGATGCAAGCTCATGTGTTCAGACAAGTTAGGAtggggaaggcagggagaggcagggaggctgTGAGCTTAGCCAGGCCCTAGAGGAAGAGGCCGAAGAGCAGGGAGAGGAAGGGTAGAAGGAGTAGTGAGGAATTAGTTTGGAGAATGTCTGCTCTTCACTTCCTTAAGTGTTTAGGCATCTATAGTGTGTCCAGGATGGTACCGTGGCTTTGGGGCCAATGGTCAACAAGTTATATCCTTGCCCTAACAAATATACAGGTCAGGGGAGTAAGACAGATGAGCCATTTTAGTGCAGAGTTGGCGGAGCCGAGGTGATAGGCGTCTAGTCCAACAGGTGAGGTAGGCCGACTTGCAAGGGCCCAGAGGTTAGCCAGGGAGGGGGCGGGCATTCCAAGCAGATGGGAGAGCCCAAAGAAGCACCTGggcctggccgggcgtggtggctcacacctgtaatcccagcactttgggaggccgaggcaggtggatcacaaggtcaggagattaagaccatcctaaCACTGAAATttcgttctctactaaaaaatacaaaaaaaattagccggccatggaggcaggcacctgtagtcccagctacatgggaggctgaggcaggagaatggcgtgaaccccggaggcagagcttgcagtgagcctaggcaacagagcaggactccgtctcaaaaaaaaaaaaaaaaaaaaaaaaggcacctggGACCAGTGGGGctggagaggaaggcagagacCCAATGCCCAGTCAGCAGGGAAGGGTCACTGGTCTGTGGCCATTGTGTGAGATGAACCAAAAAGGTGGGTTAAGCTGGTACATGGAGGATTGTTAGCTGTGTCCTAGGAGATGGGTGGCCAGCCATAGAAGGATGGTGACCAGAGCAGTGTGTTGTAGTCAGTTGGGGGTTGTGGGGGCCAAGGGAGGGCCCAGGACCGAGGAGATGAGGTAGGAGTGGAGAGAGTACTGAGTCCTGTCTGCCAAGGCTGTTTGTGAAGCTTTGTGGTCACAGGGCAGTTATGCTTGCACTGGCCCTCAGAGCAGAATCTGCACAGAGAACTCCATGTTAGGGTGCCCTCCAGACCAGTTTTTCTTCCCATAGGGCTCTGTTCATGGCACCACTGGTCACTGGttccccgcctcccaggttggagCCTTATCCGTCGACGCCTTCCCTGTCTCTCCCATACTGTCGGTCACCAGGTGGTGTGGTTCTTTTGTGGTACCTTTCCCATCGTTCTCTTCTTTTCCAGTACAGCCACTGCCACCATAG
This region of Rhinopithecus roxellana isolate Shanxi Qingling chromosome 17, ASM756505v1, whole genome shotgun sequence genomic DNA includes:
- the ACTR1B gene encoding beta-centractin, whose amino-acid sequence is MESYDIIANQPVVIDNGSGVIKAGFAGDQIPKYCFPNYVGRPKHMRVMAGALEGDLFIGPKAEEHRGLLTIRYPMEHGVVRDWNDMERIWQYVYSKDQLQTFSEEHPVLLTEAPLNPSKNREKAAEVFFETFNVPALFISMQAVLSLYATGRTTGVVLDSGDGVTHAVPIYEGFAMPHSIMRVDIAGRDVSCYLRLLLRKEGVDFHTSAEFEVVRTIKERACYLSINPQKDEALETEKVQYTLPDGSTLDVGPARFRAPELLFQPDLVGDESEGLHEVLAFAIHKSDMDLRRTLFANIVLSGGSTLFKGFGDRLLSEVKKLAPKDVKIKISAPQERLYSTWIGGSILASLDTFKKMWVSKKEYEEDGSRAIHRKTF